Proteins from a single region of Nodularia sp. LEGE 06071:
- a CDS encoding Dps family protein, with amino-acid sequence MSDTQTLLQNFGQVYDNPVLLDRSVTAPVTEGFNVVLASFQALFLQYQKHHFVVEGAEFYSLHEFFSDHYEQVQDHIHEIGERLNGLGGVPAASFSKLAELTCFEQEPDGVYSCRQMVENDLAAEQAILNVIRRQASQAESLGDRGTRYLYEQILLKTEERAYHLAHFLAKDSLTLGFVQPAQN; translated from the coding sequence ATGTCTGATACACAAACCTTATTACAAAACTTTGGTCAGGTTTATGACAATCCTGTATTGCTAGATCGCAGTGTAACCGCTCCAGTTACTGAAGGTTTTAACGTTGTATTAGCGAGCTTTCAAGCACTATTCTTGCAATATCAAAAGCATCATTTTGTAGTGGAAGGTGCAGAATTTTACTCACTGCATGAGTTCTTTAGCGACCACTACGAGCAAGTACAAGATCATATCCATGAAATTGGCGAGCGGTTAAACGGACTGGGTGGTGTACCAGCTGCTAGTTTCAGCAAGTTAGCAGAATTAACCTGTTTTGAACAAGAACCCGATGGCGTATATTCTTGTCGCCAAATGGTAGAAAATGACTTAGCCGCAGAACAAGCCATCCTCAACGTTATTCGTCGTCAAGCTTCTCAGGCTGAAAGTTTAGGCGACCGGGGTACACGCTATCTCTACGAGCAAATTCTGTTAAAAACTGAAGAAAGAGCTTACCACTTAGCGCACTTCCTCGCTAAAGATAGCTTAACTTTAGGATTTGTCCAACCTGCTCAAAATTAG
- a CDS encoding (2Fe-2S) ferredoxin domain-containing protein: protein MNASYSTDISEFCLEGRFVDFVIKDGYKVKGLLLGTADGECYVKLAKHLRMAFDLRLAPGTWLQVVGYKKHDIKKDKVTLKAERVMAARPEIGKVATVTPIQEPPAMKTAKDKSGKNKDTILVCQKSDCMKRGGKAVCQALEAALSHRGLEDKVTIKGTGCMKNCKAGPNIVMPDKTRYSRIPSTQVPKIMDKHFAEDSKEEPPVIRHSNFG from the coding sequence ATGAATGCATCCTATAGTACAGATATCTCAGAATTTTGCCTGGAAGGAAGGTTTGTCGATTTTGTAATTAAAGATGGCTACAAGGTCAAAGGTTTGTTATTAGGCACTGCCGATGGTGAATGCTATGTTAAACTCGCTAAACATTTACGCATGGCTTTTGATTTGCGTTTAGCGCCAGGGACTTGGTTACAAGTTGTGGGCTACAAGAAGCATGATATAAAAAAGGATAAGGTGACATTAAAAGCCGAGCGTGTGATGGCAGCACGTCCTGAGATAGGGAAAGTCGCAACTGTTACCCCAATACAGGAACCCCCAGCAATGAAAACCGCTAAGGACAAATCAGGTAAAAATAAAGACACAATTTTGGTGTGTCAAAAGTCTGATTGCATGAAACGTGGTGGTAAAGCAGTTTGTCAAGCATTGGAGGCGGCTTTAAGTCATCGCGGTTTGGAAGATAAAGTAACTATTAAAGGTACTGGCTGTATGAAGAACTGCAAGGCTGGGCCTAATATAGTGATGCCAGACAAAACCCGCTATAGTCGCATTCCATCTACACAAGTTCCTAAAATTATGGACAAGCACTTTGCCGAGGATAGCAAAGAAGAGCCGCCAGTTATACGCCATAGCAATTTTGGCTGA
- a CDS encoding Rid family detoxifying hydrolase has translation MDAEELLEKYAQGHRDFKSANLRGVDLKGADLSGIDLNGADLMGADLNEVNLSKANLQGTNLTRASLTGANLSCLQESASANFSWADLSGTDLSQAKLGSTNFSSANLDSANLSGANLSGANFSSANLDTANLSGANLTGVKFINANLDNTNLSDATVQSANLTEASFKNANFVRAKLTGSNFSGANLLGADFSQAILINVTLKNANLQLTKIRGVNLCNADLSGMNLAEADLRAANLNGVNFKKAYLQGINLDKAELQKVDLTKANLNGASLRKVDLTGANIYGASFKNADLTGAIMPDGEVYQPTTSEGEIGQAETLLEKVIFMTREVIRTDNAPAPVGPYNQAIAASGKMIFVAGQIAIDPRLGDVVYTDDVKKQTEQVMANLEAILTASGASFADVVKTTVFLADMNDFAAVNAVYALSFPEETAPARACVQVSRLPKNVLVEIDCIAVI, from the coding sequence ATGGATGCTGAGGAATTGTTGGAGAAATATGCACAAGGTCATCGGGACTTTAAGAGTGCAAATTTAAGAGGAGTAGACCTCAAAGGTGCTGATTTAAGTGGAATAGACCTAAATGGTGCTGACCTAATGGGTGCTGATTTAAATGAAGTTAACCTCAGCAAAGCAAATCTTCAAGGCACAAACCTCACTAGAGCATCTTTGACGGGTGCAAATTTAAGTTGTTTGCAGGAAAGTGCTTCTGCAAATTTCAGTTGGGCAGATTTGAGTGGTACTGACTTGAGTCAGGCGAAGCTGGGTAGTACAAACTTTAGTAGTGCCAACCTTGATAGTGCCAACTTAAGTGGAGCAAATCTAAGTGGCGCAAACTTTAGTAGTGCCAACCTGGATACTGCTAACTTAAGCGGAGCAAATCTCACTGGAGTTAAATTTATTAATGCCAACTTGGATAATACTAATTTGAGTGATGCTACGGTACAATCAGCAAACTTAACTGAAGCATCTTTTAAAAACGCAAACTTTGTTAGAGCGAAACTTACGGGTTCTAATTTTAGTGGTGCTAATTTGCTTGGGGCTGATTTCAGTCAAGCAATCCTAATAAACGTCACGCTCAAAAATGCCAATTTACAGCTAACCAAGATTCGGGGCGTTAATTTATGCAACGCCGATTTGTCTGGGATGAATCTGGCTGAGGCTGATTTACGTGCTGCTAACCTTAATGGCGTAAATTTCAAAAAAGCCTATCTTCAAGGAATAAACTTAGATAAAGCAGAGTTGCAAAAAGTAGATTTGACGAAAGCGAATCTGAATGGAGCCAGCCTCAGAAAGGTAGACTTAACTGGAGCAAATATCTATGGAGCCAGCTTTAAAAATGCTGACCTCACGGGTGCGATAATGCCTGATGGGGAAGTTTACCAGCCGACAACCTCTGAAGGGGAAATTGGTCAGGCGGAAACATTATTAGAAAAAGTGATATTTATGACTCGTGAAGTAATTCGCACAGATAACGCACCAGCTCCAGTGGGACCATATAATCAAGCGATCGCTGCTTCGGGTAAAATGATCTTCGTAGCTGGTCAAATTGCCATTGACCCCCGCCTCGGTGATGTCGTCTACACGGATGACGTGAAAAAGCAAACAGAGCAAGTAATGGCTAATCTGGAAGCTATTCTGACTGCATCTGGTGCTAGCTTTGCCGATGTGGTCAAAACCACAGTATTTTTAGCTGATATGAATGATTTTGCCGCAGTGAATGCGGTTTATGCTCTATCTTTTCCCGAAGAAACCGCTCCAGCGCGTGCTTGTGTGCAGGTGTCACGTCTGCCAAAGAATGTTTTAGTAGAAATTGATTGTATTGCAGTCATCTGA
- a CDS encoding Rid family detoxifying hydrolase has protein sequence MDTNELLEQYAQGQRDFNSAKLSSVDLKGADLNDVNLSKANLQQANLTRASLTGANLSSLQNGYNANFSWADLSGTDLSHANVSSANFRHANLDSAKFSQTNLNSANLTNASLKNAILVRADLTSANLSGANLAGADLSQATLKSATLKNTDFQRTKIRGVDLSQASLFGVNMANADLERACLSDANLMMANFDGANLKKVNLTGANIYGATFKNADLTGAIMPNGEVYQPTTSEGEIGKQNTLLEKVIFMARQVIRTDNAPAPVGPYNQAIAASGQMIFVAGQIAIDPRLGDVVYTDDVKKQTEQVMANMEAILTASGASFADVVKTTVFLADMNDFAAVNAVYAQSFPEETAPARACVQVSRLPKNVLVEIDCIAVI, from the coding sequence ATGGATACTAATGAATTGTTGGAACAATACGCACAAGGTCAACGGGACTTTAATAGTGCAAAATTAAGCAGTGTAGACCTCAAAGGTGCTGATTTAAATGATGTTAACCTGAGCAAAGCAAATCTTCAACAAGCAAATCTCACTAGAGCATCTTTGACAGGTGCAAATTTAAGTTCTTTGCAGAACGGTTATAATGCAAATTTCAGCTGGGCAGATTTGAGTGGTACTGACTTGAGTCATGCGAACGTGAGTAGCGCAAACTTTCGTCATGCCAATCTTGATAGTGCCAAATTCAGTCAAACAAATCTAAATAGCGCAAACCTAACTAATGCATCCTTGAAAAATGCAATTCTTGTAAGAGCAGACCTCACAAGTGCTAATTTGAGTGGAGCTAACCTGGCTGGGGCTGATTTGAGTCAAGCAACTCTAAAGAGTGCGACGCTCAAGAATACGGATTTCCAGCGAACCAAGATTCGAGGTGTTGACTTATCTCAAGCAAGTTTGTTTGGTGTAAATATGGCTAACGCGGATTTAGAAAGAGCCTGTTTGTCAGATGCAAATTTAATGATGGCAAACTTTGATGGTGCAAATCTAAAAAAGGTGAATTTAACTGGAGCAAATATTTACGGTGCTACCTTCAAAAATGCAGACCTCACTGGTGCAATAATGCCTAATGGGGAAGTTTACCAGCCGACAACCTCTGAGGGGGAAATTGGTAAACAAAATACATTATTAGAAAAAGTGATATTTATGGCTCGTCAAGTAATTCGTACAGATAACGCACCGGCTCCAGTTGGACCATATAATCAAGCGATCGCTGCTTCTGGTCAAATGATCTTCGTAGCTGGTCAAATTGCCATTGACCCCCGTCTCGGTGATGTCGTCTACACGGATGACGTGAAAAAGCAAACCGAGCAGGTAATGGCTAATATGGAAGCTATTCTGACTGCATCTGGTGCTAGCTTTGCCGATGTAGTCAAAACAACAGTATTTTTAGCTGATATGAATGATTTTGCCGCAGTCAATGCGGTTTATGCTCAATCTTTTCCGGAAGAAACCGCCCCAGCGCGTGCTTGTGTGCAGGTGTCACGTCTGCCCAAGAATGTTTTAGTAGAAATAGATTGCATAGCCGTTATCTAA
- a CDS encoding plasmid mobilization protein: MSREKSIKVRLSQYELQQLKQEAEKQGVGMSDILRKCIAQFPKPS, encoded by the coding sequence ATGTCTAGGGAGAAATCAATTAAGGTTAGGCTATCTCAGTATGAGCTTCAGCAGTTAAAACAAGAGGCTGAAAAACAAGGGGTAGGAATGTCTGATATTCTCAGGAAGTGTATAGCTCAATTCCCAAAGCCGTCGTAG
- a CDS encoding Asr1405/Asl0597 family protein produces the protein MKSLSSEIEKNFVVGVGVDWADRWQVYQRLQELDIPCWCEANQPLRVEINNPLTVVQLWSVMQQLTAPRQELIGNLEHCWKGRYRKF, from the coding sequence TTGAAATCGTTAAGTTCAGAAATCGAGAAAAATTTTGTCGTCGGGGTAGGGGTGGACTGGGCTGACCGATGGCAAGTCTATCAACGCTTACAGGAGTTAGATATTCCCTGTTGGTGTGAGGCTAACCAGCCATTGCGGGTGGAGATTAACAACCCTTTAACAGTTGTTCAATTGTGGTCTGTAATGCAGCAATTAACAGCACCTCGTCAAGAGTTGATTGGGAATCTTGAACACTGTTGGAAAGGCCGCTACCGAAAGTTTTGA
- the carB gene encoding carbamoyl-phosphate synthase large subunit translates to MPRRQDIHKILLLGSGPIVIGQACEFDYSGTQACKALREEGYEVVLINSNPATIMTDPETADRTYIEPLTPDFVEKVIAKERPDALLPTMGGQTALNLAVALAKNGALDKYNVELIGAKLPAIEKAEDRKLFNEAMAKIGVAVCPSGTASSLAESKAIAQKIGTYPLIIRPAFTMGGTGGGIAYNKEEFEEMAQVGIDASPVSQILIDQSLLGWKEYELEVMRDLADNVVIICSIENIDPMGIHTGDSITVAPAQTLTDKEYQRLRDMAIKIIREIGVETGGSNIQFAVNPVNGDVVVIEMNPRVSRSSALASKATGFPIAKIAAKLAVGYTLDEIKNDITKQTPASFEPTIDYVVTKIPRFAFEKFPGSDPVLTTQMKSVGEAMAIGRTFNESFQKALRSLETGRAGWGCDQAEKLPSGEQIRAQLRTPHPDRIFSVRHALQLGISTEEIYELTAIDPWFLDKMQQMLDVEKFLKRTPLKQLTKEQLYDVKRDGFSDRQIAFATKTTEDEVRSYRKQLGVIPVYKTVDTCAAEFEAFTPYYYSTYEDETEVLPTTKPKVMILGGGPNRIGQGIEFDYCCCHAAYALKKAGFETIMVNSNPETVSTDYDTSDRLYFEPLTKEDVINIIEAENPVGIIIQFGGQTPLKLAVPLEQFLKNNPSLPTKIWGTSPDSIDMAENRERFEKILNQLNIAQPPNGIARSYEDALIVAKRIGYPVVVRPSYVLGGRAMEIVYSDTELERYMTFAVLVEPEHPILIDKFLENAIEVDVDAIADHTGRVVIGGIMEHIEQAGIHSGDSACSLPSISLSPAVLQQIRTWTVQLAQALSVVGLMNIQFAVVGAQGYSPQVYILEANPRASRTVPFVSKSTGVPLAKVASLIMSGKTLEELNFTEEVIPSHIAVKEAVLPFNKFPGTDTILGPEMRSTGEVMGIDKDFGRAFAKAELAAGEFLPLKGTVFVSMSDRDKSDAVNVVKELIALGFTVMATLGTRRVLQENGLDVELVLKLHEGRPHVLDAIKNQNIQLIINTPSGEEAQTDARLIRRTALAYKIPIITTIAGARATVAAIHSLQTTTLDVKVIQDYCTVLDLG, encoded by the coding sequence ATGCCCCGCCGTCAAGATATACATAAAATACTGCTGTTAGGCTCTGGTCCTATTGTCATAGGACAAGCCTGTGAATTTGACTATTCTGGGACTCAAGCCTGTAAAGCCCTGCGAGAAGAAGGCTATGAAGTGGTGTTAATCAATTCTAACCCCGCAACGATTATGACCGATCCAGAAACGGCTGATCGTACCTATATTGAGCCGCTAACACCGGATTTCGTGGAAAAAGTCATTGCTAAAGAACGTCCTGATGCTTTGCTACCCACAATGGGAGGACAAACTGCGCTCAATCTGGCTGTAGCCTTGGCGAAAAATGGCGCTTTAGATAAGTATAACGTGGAGTTAATCGGCGCTAAGTTACCAGCGATTGAGAAAGCCGAAGATCGTAAACTGTTTAACGAGGCGATGGCTAAGATAGGCGTGGCTGTGTGTCCTAGTGGTACAGCTTCATCTTTAGCAGAATCCAAGGCGATCGCACAAAAAATTGGTACTTATCCCCTAATTATCCGTCCTGCCTTTACAATGGGTGGTACTGGTGGGGGTATCGCCTACAACAAAGAAGAATTTGAAGAAATGGCACAGGTAGGTATTGATGCTAGCCCTGTTTCTCAAATTCTGATTGACCAATCTTTACTCGGTTGGAAAGAATACGAATTAGAAGTGATGCGCGATTTGGCAGATAACGTTGTGATTATCTGTTCCATCGAAAACATTGACCCTATGGGTATCCACACAGGGGACTCCATTACCGTCGCTCCCGCCCAAACTCTGACTGATAAAGAATATCAGCGTCTGCGGGATATGGCGATTAAAATTATCCGCGAGATTGGGGTAGAAACTGGCGGTTCTAATATCCAATTTGCTGTGAATCCCGTGAATGGGGATGTGGTAGTCATTGAGATGAATCCTCGTGTTTCGCGGAGTTCCGCTTTGGCTTCTAAAGCTACTGGTTTCCCCATTGCGAAAATTGCGGCGAAGTTAGCTGTGGGTTATACCCTGGATGAAATTAAAAACGATATCACCAAGCAAACCCCTGCATCCTTTGAGCCGACTATTGACTATGTAGTTACCAAAATTCCCCGCTTCGCTTTTGAGAAGTTCCCCGGTTCTGACCCGGTGCTGACCACTCAAATGAAGTCGGTGGGTGAAGCGATGGCTATTGGGCGGACATTTAATGAATCTTTCCAAAAGGCGTTGCGTTCCTTAGAAACTGGACGCGCTGGCTGGGGTTGCGACCAAGCCGAAAAGTTACCCAGTGGTGAACAAATTCGCGCGCAACTACGAACACCTCATCCTGACCGGATTTTTTCGGTGCGTCATGCTTTACAACTGGGGATAAGTACGGAGGAAATCTATGAACTTACGGCTATTGATCCGTGGTTCTTGGATAAAATGCAGCAAATGCTGGATGTGGAAAAGTTCCTGAAGCGGACTCCTTTAAAGCAGTTGACAAAAGAGCAGCTTTATGATGTCAAACGGGATGGTTTTAGCGATCGCCAAATTGCTTTTGCAACTAAAACTACTGAAGATGAAGTTCGCAGTTACCGCAAACAATTAGGTGTTATTCCAGTTTACAAAACTGTGGATACCTGTGCGGCTGAGTTTGAAGCTTTTACTCCTTACTATTACTCCACCTACGAAGACGAAACCGAAGTCTTACCCACAACCAAGCCCAAGGTGATGATTTTGGGCGGAGGTCCGAACCGCATTGGACAGGGAATTGAGTTTGACTATTGTTGTTGTCACGCCGCTTATGCTTTGAAGAAGGCGGGTTTTGAGACAATTATGGTCAATTCTAATCCTGAAACAGTTTCTACAGATTATGACACAAGCGATCGCCTCTACTTTGAGCCGTTGACCAAAGAAGATGTCATCAACATTATCGAAGCCGAAAATCCCGTAGGCATAATTATTCAGTTTGGCGGACAAACACCCCTAAAATTGGCGGTTCCTTTAGAACAATTTCTCAAAAATAACCCGTCTCTCCCCACCAAAATTTGGGGAACATCCCCAGATTCTATCGATATGGCGGAAAATCGGGAACGATTTGAGAAGATTCTCAATCAGTTAAATATTGCTCAACCGCCGAATGGAATTGCTCGCAGTTATGAAGATGCGCTGATTGTGGCGAAACGCATTGGTTATCCGGTGGTTGTGCGTCCTAGTTACGTGTTAGGCGGTCGGGCGATGGAAATCGTCTATTCTGATACGGAATTGGAACGTTACATGACCTTTGCGGTGTTGGTGGAACCAGAACATCCGATTTTAATCGATAAGTTCTTGGAAAATGCCATCGAAGTTGATGTGGATGCGATCGCCGATCATACCGGACGAGTGGTGATTGGTGGCATTATGGAACACATCGAGCAAGCGGGGATTCACTCAGGAGATTCTGCTTGTTCTTTACCGTCTATTTCCCTGTCGCCAGCAGTTCTGCAACAAATCCGCACCTGGACAGTGCAGTTAGCCCAAGCCTTATCAGTTGTGGGATTGATGAATATTCAATTCGCCGTTGTGGGCGCTCAAGGCTATTCTCCCCAAGTTTATATTCTGGAAGCCAACCCCCGCGCCTCGCGCACCGTGCCTTTTGTATCTAAATCTACTGGTGTACCTTTGGCAAAAGTCGCATCCTTGATTATGTCCGGTAAAACCTTAGAAGAGCTTAACTTTACCGAAGAAGTGATTCCATCCCATATTGCTGTCAAAGAAGCAGTATTACCGTTTAATAAATTCCCTGGAACTGATACAATATTAGGCCCAGAAATGCGCTCGACTGGTGAAGTGATGGGAATCGACAAAGACTTTGGGCGGGCGTTTGCTAAGGCAGAATTAGCGGCTGGTGAGTTTTTACCCCTCAAAGGAACTGTATTTGTCTCCATGAGCGATCGCGACAAATCTGATGCCGTTAATGTAGTCAAAGAACTGATAGCATTGGGCTTCACGGTCATGGCCACATTAGGTACACGCCGTGTCCTCCAGGAAAACGGCTTAGATGTGGAGTTAGTCCTCAAACTTCATGAAGGTCGTCCCCATGTTCTAGATGCGATTAAAAATCAGAACATTCAACTGATCATTAACACACCTTCAGGGGAAGAAGCCCAAACTGATGCCAGATTAATCCGGCGCACAGCCTTAGCTTACAAAATCCCGATTATTACGACCATCGCCGGAGCCAGAGCGACTGTGGCCGCTATCCATTCACTACAGACTACTACTTTAGACGTAAAAGTTATCCAAGATTACTGCACGGTTCTAGACCTGGGCTAA